Genomic DNA from Mycolicibacterium helvum:
CACTGACCAGAAAAAGGTCTATGTCGCTGTCCGGAGCCATCGTGCCGCGCGCAGCTGAGCCAAACACCGCGGCGTATACGGGTGGGTACTGCCACCGGCCGAGCTCCTCTTCGAGCCGCTTGAGGAACGTGTCGAAGAGCTTCGCCAGCTCCAGAATCGGCTTTGCCGCGAGATGCGCAGTGTTCAGGCGGTACGTATAGGTATTGCCGATGCGTTCTGAGAGCACGATGCCCTGTGAGACGAGTCTGGCGAGGACCTTTCGAATGCCTTCCTCGGAGAAGGAATTCAGGACGCGGTGGATCTGACCGGTTGTGAACGTGACATCGTGCGCTGCCAACACAGCCAGGACATCCCCGTCCAGAGTCGGCGTGACCGTCGCGAATGGGCGGTTCATCTCCATGGCTCACCTCCAACCTGCCAACTATAGTTGGCCTACCCGTACTATAGTACGGCAACTAGATTCCGCACCCACGCGCAATCACACGCTGTTGAATTCTCGAATCTCGTTGCCGTTTATTCGGCGGTAATGACCAAGAATCGGCCGGAATCAGCCCGTCCGAGCCCGAATCAGCCAGAGACAAAAACCATCATCTACCAGCACACACAAGCACTTTTTCGGAAGCGGTCGGAGCCCCCAATTCCAAATCCCTAGGTCGCAGGTTCGATTCCTGCCGGGGGCGCTGGTCAGAGGTGGTATGTAGCCCGGCTTAATAATGTCGGTCGTCGTTTATAGCCGACCCGAGTTGCCGGTAACGGCCTGGTCGAGTAGTTCCGAGGCCTGGTTGTGGATGCGTCCGCGGGTCATGTAGCGGTCCTGGGTCATCGACACTTTGGCGTGCCCAGAGGTGGTCGGCGCCGATGCGAGCCGACAGGCCGGCATCGTCGATGAGCGTCGCGACGGTCTTGCGGAAGCTGTGTGAGCTGATGTCCGGGACACCTAGTTCGTCGCGGATTCTGCGCCACTGACCCGCGAAGTTGTCGGGGTCGCGCAGCGTTCCATTCGTGGACGGGAAGATGACGGACTGCTGTCCGAGATACGGCAGGGTCCGACGTTCGGTGAGGGCGGCGATCGCGAAGGCGGGCAGGGGAATCACCCGGAGTCCCGCCGCGGTCTTGGTCTCGTCGACCCGGACCAAGCCTCTGGCCTTCTCGCGGATGACTTTGCCGGTGACCGAGATCGTTCCGGCGTCGGCGTCGAAGTCGGTCCAGCGCAGCGCTAGCAGTTCGGGGCGGCGGAGACCGGTGGCGATCAAGACGGTGATCGGGTCGGTCAGGTCGCGTTGACGGCCTTCTCCGAAGCCCTCAGCTTGGCCAGCAGCTCGCGTAGCTGGTCCGCGGTGGGCGCCTGGGCACCCTTGGGCTGTTCCTTGGATTTGATGGATTGGACGTCGCGTACCGGGTTGGCGCCGAGGACGTTGTTGAGGACCGCGAGCTGGAGCGCTCCGCGCAGCAGGGTCCGGGATTGGCGGGCCATGACGGCCCCGTGGGCGGTGCGCATCGACCGCAGGGCCGCGTCCAGTCTGGCGGCCGAGGCCTCCCCCACTTTCACGCCGGCCATGAACTTGGTCAGCTTGGTGGCGGTGTAGCGGTAGGTATCGAGGGTCCGGGCTGAACGGCCATCCTCAGCCAGCCTCTCGATGTGTTGATCGACCAACGTCATGACCAAGGTTTCGAGGCCAATCGAATCTGCGCCAGATGGCGGTCGACGGTCGGCGAGGCCCTCAATCAAAGCGTCGGCGGCGAGCTTCCCGTACTTGTCGTGCTCGTCGGGCGGCCCGAGTCGTTGAACTCTGCGGGTGACGCCATCTGTGTCACGAAACCGGCACTGCGCCAACCAGATTCCACCGCCAAGATACTTGCGGGTGATCTTGCCGTGCTGGCCGATGCGCAACGACGGCCGGCCCGCCACGGTTTACTCCGGTCCTCGCGAGCGTTGCGACGCGCG
This window encodes:
- a CDS encoding nucleotidyltransferase domain-containing protein produces the protein MEMNRPFATVTPTLDGDVLAVLAAHDVTFTTGQIHRVLNSFSEEGIRKVLARLVSQGIVLSERIGNTYTYRLNTAHLAAKPILELAKLFDTFLKRLEEELGRWQYPPVYAAVFGSAARGTMAPDSDIDLFLVSATGTPDAVWAQQVNEFASAVTAWTGNDARVVEHTEIELKSARTEPMVHDVLDRGLTVAGSRAWLLKQVKPARARKGVIDE
- a CDS encoding site-specific integrase, whose amino-acid sequence is MIATGLRRPELLALRWTDFDADAGTISVTGKVIREKARGLVRVDETKTAAGLRVIPLPAFAIAALTERRTLPYLGQQSVIFPSTNGTLRDPDNFAGQWRRIRDELGVPDISSHSFRKTVATLIDDAGLSARIGADHLWARQSVDDPGPLHDPRTHPQPGLGTTRPGRYRQLGSAINDDRHY